aatagaatgaTGACCCGGAAAGTTCGCAATAACTCTTTGCTTTAATTTCCTTTCCTTTAAcgattttaagtaataaaagaaAGTACAATATTGTCCACAAAGAAAAGTACTAAATAAACGACTTAGATTTACGTCAAATCTAATCTTCTctgtatttttctaattttttaatcaatactatttatttaaacaatGCCACCATTCTGCATCAACTTTCGCACAATTCATGGATTTTTtgctatttaaaatattttttaacttgtttatggaaaaaatttatttaaaataatttgttttaaaatattacgaTCTTAAGTTTGTGAACAGGTactaatatttatcaaataaatatttaattgaacaaTTTATCCAAGCAAGTGTTGTAATTCAGTGGGTATTCCAAAGGCAAGAGTCTTACATTATCTagttatacattatttatttgtttatgtttcaatttgtttttaagaattttaaagtGACCAGTAAAAGTACGGGACTCCCAGACATTAATTTGGGGCTTGATGTAATGCGATAATATGTCTCACATAGAACATCTTTATCTAAAAACAGTTCATTTTTCCAAAACTCCTCTTCTCCCTTCCTTTCTATGTTCTTGGGTTGAAAAATTACTCTTGCCAGCAAGTtcagattttaatatatattgtgcAATTACTATAACTGATGCAGATGACATCATAACATATTGCATGATTAGGGATCTACGAGAAAAATAACATATCATAAACAACACATATGAATACGTTAGAGAAGATTGTTTCCTTGAAATATATTTCTACCAACTCAAATCTGAAGACTGGTAAAAAAACTGAAGATTGGCGTATTTCGGTCGAATGATAATACCAAACatgataaactaattaatttctaaacgctgaacatatatatatatttttctgagATGAAATTTTCAAACAGgtcctaattaattatttagaacCAATTGTACTTGGAATTTATTTAGAACACAATTTTATATAACGTATCATTGCTTGTTTGCATTCTTTCTACATAACATATACTGAAATAGGGTGAAATCTATAGCAACAACCCATTATAACTATATATAAGACAATTGACAGAGAGGACTGAAGCAAATACAACACGCCATATGAGTGTAAGGCCTTGTGCATTTATTTAGGTGGAATAAagatagagaaaagaaaaaacagtaaATTAATTAAGCTCCTGAGTAGTACTTCAGTTGTAGATTATTTATGATTTGTGACATGAGATGTGGGTAATATGGCTACGAGTCAATTTGATGCCATTTTAAAAGGGGAGCTAAAAAAATTGAGGGATGAATTATTCGTAAAACTTTATCATAGAAGTCTCACCCCAAAATCTTTTAACCATTTTAAGGGGGTACACCAAATTAACCATACACAATACATATGTAACAATGCACATAATGCCCCTATGATATAataatagaaatatatatatacaacagAGGCTCATTAGGCACCCCTTGTTGACATGAGCCTGGCTAATTCCATCCTCGTATGCTCATACTGAATAAACGCCTCAGCCTCTTGGTCCACACTTTTGTAAGCACTATGATTCCATAACCTGGTACTTTCGTAACCTTGTTGACGAGCCTCAACGTTGGATTCTACTTCGGCTATAGAGTCCTGCTCATAGTTGGTTCTGAATGCCACATGACCCTTCTTGTGATGATGATGCCTAGGACTATGATATGTAGCCTCTACTGGGGGGTCGTACACTTGGTACTCGTCTGAGGGGCTTCGCCACCCGTAGTAATTGTTGTtcctattgtagttttggtaTGCCATTTCTAATTATAAACTTTGAGGGTGTTGAGCTAGGTTGTGGTGTTGCTTCATCTTAATTTCAGCtactatttatagtttttattattcCATGATGATAAGAAAGAATTtaattcttctctctctcttcggCATGCAAAAGGATATTCGGAGAAGGAGGAGATATTTCATATTTCTGCATGGAGCTAGCATCCAATTCGGTATCTTTCTTATTGTTCAAAAATTCCAACGCCATCATCATTTAACCAACTTTAATTTGTTCCAAGATATATAGCGCAACTCGGATGAAATTCGATTCAcgaattaattgataaattggTGATCAtgtacaaaagttttttttttaaaaaaaatcccgcTTTCTTGTGCAATttggaattttattttagtggcATGACCAACACTTCAGAAACTGACGTCTGTAATAGttcattatttattaacttcagaaacaaaataatattattcaatgtcCGTAGTCATGTATCTCTGTGGCTATATTCCTTACTTTTTTGTTGAAAAGATAGAGtgggataaaaaaataagaaaaagagttttaatctcaatattttacttttttaaaaaaactgaaaagaaaagaaaaagtgtatATATAAAACATGATAAAAACGTGTACAGATAAGATCTCATgcaattgtaaaataattagagATGCTCCTAATCTATAAAGGACGACTTAATAacgtaaacaaaaaaaggatgacttaattaaaaaaataatgaaaggataaaataattttttactcactgtaaatatataaaagtacatatttttttattttagtttctaaaaacaTGTTTAGTATTTAGtctttcacttttttaaaaatgtggAAATTTGATCACTTTGAtgtatttcattaattattgagTTTTTCTTAAGCGTTCAGGGATCAAAACCTATAATCACAAAAGGATAAAGTTATCTAtcaatgtaattttcttttaaagtcATATTAAAATCtcactattaataaaaaaagttaagttTGATTCCTAATTTGCGGAGGAAATTAAATGGCATATTAATATTCCTTTTCTCAACTACAAAGCATTTGGGTTGGACCAGTAAGGTTAATCTTCTTGTTAGCTTTTGTGTTGGGCCTTAACCCCTCCTTAGTTCTGAAATATATATTCAAGTGTTGCACCTAAATGGACTAGTAAAAGCCAGATTAAACTAGTTGGTTTGACCAGTTGGACAATTGGTCCCTCATTTGGCCAGAGTGACCCTTGGAATTAGTCCTCATAAAAACTAGCCAAATACTCAGTGAACTAGTGAATAACTGATAATTGACCAGAACTGGGGGTTCATCGATTTTATTCTTCTATCCAAACTCCAAAGTAAAACCTTTTTCCTAAACTCTGATAGAGGCAAGCTTTTAGGTTCCTTTAGAGGACAATGGAGAATAAATGCTAGTGGAAGTTGGCTAAGTGACATGAGTCATATGTTGACCAAAGAAATCAATGAAGAATGAAGGAGGTTTTGTGGGAATGGGAGGAAGAAGATTTCAGTAGCTGAATCATGTTGTGTGTGAATGCTGTAGAGCTTATGGTCCCCAAGATCACTTCTATTCTTATAGCAAACTCATTATCTTTTTGTtacatttgtttctttttttggtacaacaaactcattatttaattataaattaaattaaataaataaatataattaattttctcttaTATTGTGAATTAAAGAACTCATATTAGAAAGTGAAATTGTCACTCTCAATCAAACATActtaatattctatttttttccttctttagaAAATTGTAATAGAAAACCTACCATCGACcctatataaaatgaaaaagaaccCAAAGGGAAACTGAACAAATATCTAGTCCGACACGATTTGGTTTTcaacaaaagaacttcattgatGATACATGCACATGTCTTGTTGTTAACTGGTTAAAATTAGTCTAATAGAAGACTTTAGGACTagaaaataagatgaataaGTGCTAAATCCCTAGGTATCTAAACTACCGTCTAACGAAAAACCTCAGTAAATAGCACATCCCCACGCTTTATTGCATATTGTCTAaatcagtaaaataatttaataaagcaAAATCAATGTTGGTAGATTCCAACAGATTCCAAATCGGGAATTTCCATTCTACAGAGGGAAAaggaaataagataaaataaagcaAGATAAGTCGCGCCCGAGTAATATCAGATATTGGAACGGCATCTAATTGAAAGCAACCaaactatatttatataatgcAAAGAACTGAGTCAGCACTGTTATGAATATAGACCAACCAATCGGATTAGATATTTgcataaataaagaataattagaaaataaattggtCTGCAGAACAAAACTTCCCAAACAGGAAAAAGTGGGGAATTTTAAACTAGTCTCGTATATCCGGGGATCAATCACCCTAATACTAAATAAACACATTTCATGAAGGCAAGCCCGTTCTCAAAACAGCAGTTTCAGTCCTCATCAGTAGAGATGTTGCTCCCCTTGAATGAAAGTCCAGCTCTAAATTATATACAGAATTCCCCCAAGATCAAAGAATTTatctgaaattaattaattcccaAAGAATATCTCACTGGACAATGACACAGCTTACAGCTATACGAGTGACATACAATCATCACAACCTCAGTTAAAAACCTCCGAGAGAGGAGAGTCACTTGAGCTGTACAAGCTAGAAGCTCAGAAACAAGCCAGTATCATAAATGACTTTCCaagatcatctctctctcttgcAATTTCCAGGTAAAAGAAATTTATACTTGTCAGAATTTTCCAGAAGAAAAGCAGGAAGATGAACTGCAGAATAGGAATGGGGTATTGGTCCCATTTTACCAATGATATCCCTGAAAGTGTACTCCTCCGGCAGCATATCAAATAAATCGGTCCCTTTGCAGATTACCTTCTGAATTCTTTCAGGATTTAAATAGTGAGAGAACCTGACTCTATCATAATGGCTGTAGGCTTTCATCTTGAAAATGAAATCGCTGATTCGGCGGAAGCAAAAGCTACAATGCCATCCAGCAT
This genomic interval from Glycine max cultivar Williams 82 chromosome 5, Glycine_max_v4.0, whole genome shotgun sequence contains the following:
- the LOC100786519 gene encoding uncharacterized protein LOC100786519, coding for MAYQNYNRNNNYYGWRSPSDEYQVYDPPVEATYHSPRHHHHKKGHVAFRTNYEQDSIAEVESNVEARQQGYESTRLWNHSAYKSVDQEAEAFIQYEHTRMELARLMSTRGA